One Natrinema longum genomic window carries:
- a CDS encoding 1,4-dihydroxy-2-naphthoate polyprenyltransferase, with product MSSAEVDISRTKAWLMAARPQTLPAAAAPIIVGVGLAVHEGVFAPLPAILAFVGAALIQIGTNFANDYYDAIKGADTEDREGFTRVTQSGLISPDQVKLATVVTFGLAILTGTYLVYVGGLPILVIGLVSVFCGWAYTGGPYPLGYHGLGDLFVFVFFGFVAVTGTYYVQAVAVLAEPLTTTIPDGTVTREAVAASLPIAGLSTAILVVNNIRDRETDAETGKRTLAVRLGYRWSRLEYVAVLALAYVVPLWFWLAAEFGPGVLLPLVTLPYAAMVARTVCTRTDGEALNPALERTGKLLAMYAVCFAGGLVVV from the coding sequence ATGAGTTCGGCTGAGGTCGACATCTCACGGACGAAGGCGTGGCTGATGGCGGCCCGCCCCCAGACCTTGCCCGCGGCTGCGGCACCGATCATCGTGGGGGTGGGACTCGCAGTCCACGAGGGCGTGTTCGCGCCGCTACCGGCGATACTGGCGTTCGTCGGGGCAGCACTGATCCAGATCGGAACGAACTTCGCGAACGACTACTACGACGCGATCAAGGGTGCCGACACCGAGGACCGCGAGGGCTTTACCCGGGTCACCCAGTCGGGGCTCATCTCGCCCGACCAGGTCAAGCTCGCGACGGTCGTGACCTTCGGCCTGGCGATCCTCACCGGCACCTATCTCGTCTACGTCGGCGGGCTTCCGATCCTCGTGATCGGGCTCGTGAGCGTCTTCTGTGGGTGGGCCTACACCGGCGGCCCCTACCCGCTGGGATACCACGGGCTGGGCGACCTCTTCGTGTTCGTCTTCTTCGGCTTCGTCGCAGTGACGGGGACCTACTACGTGCAAGCCGTCGCCGTCCTGGCCGAGCCGCTGACGACGACGATTCCCGACGGAACGGTCACCCGCGAAGCCGTCGCGGCGAGCCTGCCCATCGCCGGGCTCTCGACGGCGATCCTCGTCGTGAACAATATCCGCGACAGGGAGACCGACGCCGAGACCGGCAAGCGAACGCTCGCGGTTCGGCTCGGCTACCGGTGGAGTCGCCTCGAGTACGTCGCCGTGCTCGCGCTCGCCTACGTCGTTCCGCTCTGGTTCTGGCTCGCGGCGGAGTTCGGTCCCGGCGTGTTGCTCCCGCTCGTGACCCTGCCGTACGCGGCGATGGTCGCCCGGACGGTCTGTACGCGAACGGACGGCGAGGCCCTCAACCCCGCACTCGAGCGAACCGGCAAACTGCTCGCGATGTACGCGGTCTGTTTCGCCGGCGGACTGGTGGTCGTATGA
- a CDS encoding mandelate racemase/muconate lactonizing enzyme family protein → MSSADALVLEYRPFSLSLAEPLETGDGTIESRDGFLVRVVAEGADPGDEPAVGYGEATPLPGWTESREDCERALERARDAIRTGGPSEALAAVDRQVAARHALALALADLQATRQSMPLYRYLGRGELVGRVPVNATIGDGSPAETAAQARRAVDRGFECCKLKVGVRSVEEDVERVRRVRDAVGSTVELRADANEAWTYEEAASALESFAELGVSTLEQPLPAGALQGHADLRVRSGAVSIALDEGLLEHGVDAICDADAADIVVLKPMALGGVDVARKVAAWVSELDITPLVTTTIDGVVARTGAVHLAATISNVPACGLATGDLLATDLGRDPVLLEKGSAVVPQAKGLGVSDVWGGR, encoded by the coding sequence ATGAGTTCGGCGGACGCCCTCGTGCTCGAGTATCGGCCGTTTTCCCTCTCGCTCGCCGAGCCCCTGGAGACGGGCGACGGGACGATCGAATCCCGGGACGGGTTTCTCGTTCGGGTAGTCGCGGAGGGGGCCGACCCCGGCGACGAGCCGGCCGTCGGCTACGGCGAAGCGACGCCGCTGCCCGGCTGGACGGAGTCCCGCGAGGACTGCGAACGGGCCCTCGAGCGCGCCCGTGACGCGATTCGGACCGGCGGCCCGAGCGAGGCGCTCGCGGCGGTCGATCGGCAGGTCGCGGCGCGACACGCGCTGGCGCTTGCGCTGGCGGATCTCCAGGCGACCCGACAGTCGATGCCGCTGTATCGGTACCTCGGCCGGGGAGAGCTGGTCGGTCGGGTCCCAGTCAACGCGACGATCGGCGACGGGTCGCCGGCCGAAACAGCCGCGCAAGCGCGCCGCGCCGTCGACCGCGGGTTCGAGTGCTGCAAGCTAAAGGTCGGCGTTCGGAGCGTCGAAGAAGACGTCGAGCGCGTTCGTCGCGTCCGCGACGCCGTCGGCTCGACCGTCGAACTGCGAGCCGACGCCAACGAGGCCTGGACCTACGAGGAGGCCGCGTCCGCACTCGAGTCCTTCGCGGAGCTTGGCGTTTCGACCCTCGAGCAGCCCCTTCCAGCGGGGGCGTTGCAGGGACACGCCGACCTCCGAGTCCGGAGCGGTGCGGTCTCGATCGCGCTCGACGAGGGACTCCTCGAGCACGGCGTCGACGCGATCTGTGATGCCGACGCGGCGGACATCGTGGTTCTGAAACCGATGGCGCTTGGCGGGGTCGACGTCGCCCGCAAGGTCGCAGCCTGGGTGAGCGAACTCGATATCACGCCGCTGGTGACGACGACGATCGACGGGGTCGTCGCGCGGACGGGGGCGGTCCACCTCGCGGCGACGATCTCCAACGTCCCGGCCTGCGGGCTCGCGACCGGCGACCTGCTCGCGACCGACCTGGGACGGGATCCCGTCTTGCTCGAGAAGGGGTCGGCGGTCGTTCCGCAGGCGAAGGGGCTCGGGGTCTCGGACGTGTGGGGTGGCCGATGA
- a CDS encoding class I adenylate-forming enzyme family protein — translation MRDEQVDWPTRDLLSHRVSATPDATALVDADEGEEWTYEEFDLRVDSVTERLEPVVSGPDDRLGVLMGTRVAFAEVYFAAMRRGVTIAPLNVRETAAELEAKAGRLALDAVVCESETEGLALEIADCPVVSVDEPEHDSVRSVRPVGEANQPDRSGTGGGSIPTTLERDRTHLLMFTSGTSGEPKAVRLTVGNLVASATASAFRLGVLPDDRWLCCLPMYHMGGLAPIVRSTLYGTTAVIQPAFDPRETARVIEEYGITGVSLVPTMCKRLLEAGWTPPDTLRFVLLGGAPASRELLERCRERGVPAHPTYGMTETASQIATATPAETATHEGTVGRPLSGTDVTVVDEEGTVLGPGEQGELVVSGPTVTPGYLDGDRTDAAFGDHGLHTGDVGYRDEGGRLWVLNRRSDRIVTGGENVDPGEVVAALRVHPAVDDAAVVGLSDPEWGERVAALVVPEAGAAGSLEPASLLAHCDERLAGFKRPKTIGVADTLPRTASGTVDREAVRERLRADGTDVSG, via the coding sequence ATGAGAGACGAGCAGGTCGACTGGCCGACGCGTGACCTCTTGTCGCATCGCGTCTCGGCGACTCCGGACGCGACGGCACTCGTCGACGCCGACGAGGGCGAGGAGTGGACCTACGAGGAGTTCGATCTCCGGGTTGATTCGGTCACGGAGCGGCTCGAACCCGTCGTCTCCGGTCCGGACGATCGCCTCGGGGTCCTCATGGGGACCCGCGTCGCGTTCGCCGAGGTGTACTTCGCGGCGATGCGTCGCGGCGTCACGATCGCCCCGCTGAACGTCCGCGAAACGGCCGCCGAACTCGAGGCGAAGGCGGGCCGACTCGCCCTCGATGCGGTCGTCTGCGAGTCGGAGACGGAAGGGCTCGCGCTCGAGATCGCGGACTGTCCGGTCGTCTCCGTCGACGAGCCCGAGCACGATTCCGTCCGCTCCGTTCGGCCGGTCGGCGAAGCGAACCAGCCGGACCGATCGGGTACCGGGGGTGGTTCGATCCCGACGACGCTCGAGCGCGATCGTACCCACCTGCTCATGTTCACGTCCGGAACCTCGGGCGAGCCGAAAGCCGTCCGCCTGACGGTCGGCAACCTCGTCGCCAGCGCGACCGCTTCGGCGTTCCGACTGGGCGTCCTGCCGGACGATCGGTGGCTCTGCTGTCTACCGATGTACCACATGGGCGGCCTGGCCCCGATCGTCCGATCGACGCTCTACGGGACGACCGCCGTGATCCAGCCCGCGTTCGATCCCCGCGAAACCGCTCGCGTCATCGAGGAGTACGGAATCACGGGCGTCTCGCTCGTGCCGACGATGTGCAAGCGTCTGCTTGAGGCCGGCTGGACCCCGCCCGACACGCTGCGGTTCGTCCTGTTGGGCGGTGCGCCGGCCTCGCGGGAGCTGCTCGAACGCTGTCGGGAGCGGGGCGTGCCAGCCCACCCGACCTACGGCATGACCGAGACCGCCTCCCAGATCGCGACGGCGACGCCGGCCGAAACCGCGACCCACGAGGGGACCGTCGGCCGGCCGCTCTCCGGGACCGACGTGACCGTCGTCGACGAGGAGGGAACGGTTCTCGGGCCGGGCGAACAGGGCGAACTCGTCGTCTCGGGGCCGACGGTGACGCCGGGCTATCTCGACGGCGATCGGACCGACGCGGCCTTCGGCGACCACGGTCTCCACACCGGCGACGTCGGCTACCGCGACGAGGGCGGCCGGTTGTGGGTTCTCAACCGCCGCAGCGACCGCATCGTCACCGGCGGGGAGAACGTCGATCCCGGCGAGGTCGTCGCGGCGCTGCGGGTCCATCCGGCCGTCGACGACGCCGCGGTCGTCGGCCTCTCCGATCCGGAGTGGGGCGAACGCGTCGCGGCGCTCGTCGTTCCCGAGGCGGGGGCGGCGGGTTCGCTCGAGCCGGCGTCCCTGCTCGCCCACTGCGACGAGCGCCTCGCGGGCTTCAAGCGGCCGAAGACGATCGGGGTCGCCGACACGCTCCCACGGACCGCCTCGGGCACCGTCGACCGCGAGGCGGTCCGCGAGCGCCTGCGCGCTGACGGAACGGACGTCAGCGGCTAA
- a CDS encoding 1,4-dihydroxy-2-naphthoyl-CoA synthase gives MVSELFDPEQWEPAELNDEFRDITYHRAVDSGTVRIAFDRPDVRNAFRPGTVDELYDALDHAKRQTDVGCILLTGNGPSSKDGGWAFCSGGDQTIRGEDGYQYEGDEERASEQGRLHILEVQRLIRHIPKVVVAVVPGWAVGGGHSLHVVCDLTLASEEHAKFLQTDPDVASYDAGFGSAYLAKQIGQKKAREVFFLGKTYDAAEAADMGMVNEAVPHEELEETALEWGERINAKSPTAMRMLKYAFNMTDDGMVGQQVFAGEATRLGYMTDEAAEGRDAFVEGRDPDFDDFPWHY, from the coding sequence ATGGTTTCGGAACTCTTCGACCCCGAGCAGTGGGAGCCTGCGGAATTGAACGACGAGTTCAGGGATATCACCTATCACCGCGCGGTCGACTCCGGAACGGTCCGGATCGCGTTCGACCGGCCCGACGTGCGCAACGCATTCCGGCCGGGCACCGTCGACGAACTCTACGACGCGCTCGACCACGCCAAGCGCCAGACCGACGTGGGCTGTATCCTGCTGACCGGGAACGGCCCGTCCTCGAAGGACGGCGGCTGGGCCTTCTGTTCCGGCGGCGATCAGACGATCCGGGGCGAGGACGGTTACCAGTACGAAGGCGACGAGGAACGAGCGTCCGAACAGGGACGGCTCCACATCCTCGAGGTCCAGCGGCTCATTCGGCACATCCCGAAGGTGGTCGTCGCGGTGGTGCCGGGCTGGGCCGTCGGCGGGGGCCACTCGCTGCACGTCGTCTGTGACCTGACCCTCGCGAGCGAGGAGCACGCGAAGTTCCTCCAGACCGATCCCGACGTGGCCAGCTACGACGCCGGCTTCGGCTCGGCGTACCTCGCGAAACAGATCGGCCAGAAGAAGGCCCGCGAGGTGTTCTTCCTCGGCAAGACCTACGACGCCGCGGAGGCCGCCGATATGGGAATGGTCAACGAGGCCGTCCCACACGAGGAGTTAGAGGAGACCGCCCTCGAGTGGGGTGAGCGTATCAACGCGAAGAGCCCGACGGCGATGCGGATGCTCAAGTACGCCTTCAACATGACCGACGACGGGATGGTCGGCCAGCAGGTCTTCGCCGGCGAGGCGACGCGGCTTGGTTACATGACCGACGAAGCGGCGGAAGGACGGGACGCCTTCGTCGAGGGTCGCGACCCCGACTTCGACGACTTCCCGTGGCACTACTGA
- a CDS encoding J domain-containing protein, whose amino-acid sequence MGETYYDVLEVDPDATQDEIESAYRDRVLETHPDHSDDPDAAEQFQRVTTAKSVLTDGTERARYDRLGHETYVGLAQETRDSSDGSEESESRESDSDRTDTTQRSTGSRRTATGRNGPSAGPGRTATDAGTTSNGRQRRSTSTDAGAGGETGTTETAGGRTATNEGTERGSHHARQRSKRRRRRAKRHAATDGPFVGDDGSDLGAPGTGTTTTVGESTDSQDEEAEYSVHDWNDEIDLERNGHPFDRTTVVSVGAVALLYPLFVAASLTTMFSLPVNAIIAACTLALVGYLLTMPRVAIPTFGVWSVLFPVGMLQTGLADPFTLVGLLTLAFAWVPLGNAVALWWVLRP is encoded by the coding sequence ATGGGCGAGACGTACTACGACGTCCTCGAGGTCGATCCGGACGCGACCCAGGACGAAATCGAGTCGGCCTATCGCGACCGCGTCCTCGAGACGCATCCGGACCACTCCGACGACCCCGACGCGGCCGAGCAGTTCCAGCGTGTCACGACCGCGAAGTCCGTCCTCACCGACGGAACGGAACGCGCACGCTACGACCGCCTCGGCCACGAGACGTACGTCGGACTCGCCCAGGAGACGCGCGACTCGAGCGACGGAAGCGAGGAATCCGAGAGTCGAGAGTCGGACTCCGATCGAACCGACACCACGCAGCGGTCGACGGGGAGCAGGCGGACGGCCACCGGGAGAAACGGACCGTCCGCCGGGCCGGGGCGGACCGCGACCGACGCGGGGACGACGTCGAACGGCAGGCAACGGCGCTCGACCAGCACGGACGCCGGGGCTGGCGGGGAAACGGGGACGACCGAGACCGCCGGCGGACGGACGGCGACGAACGAGGGAACCGAACGGGGGAGCCACCACGCTCGACAGCGATCCAAACGCCGCCGTCGACGAGCGAAACGGCACGCGGCGACCGACGGCCCGTTCGTCGGCGACGACGGTAGCGACCTCGGAGCCCCCGGAACGGGAACGACCACGACGGTCGGCGAATCGACCGACTCACAGGACGAGGAAGCCGAATACTCCGTCCACGACTGGAACGACGAGATCGATCTCGAGCGGAACGGACACCCGTTCGACCGGACGACGGTGGTCTCGGTGGGTGCCGTCGCCCTCCTCTATCCGCTGTTCGTCGCCGCGAGTCTGACGACGATGTTTTCGCTCCCGGTCAACGCGATCATCGCGGCGTGTACGCTCGCACTGGTGGGCTATCTGCTGACGATGCCCCGCGTCGCGATCCCGACCTTCGGAGTCTGGAGCGTCCTCTTTCCCGTCGGCATGCTCCAGACCGGACTGGCCGACCCGTTCACCCTGGTCGGCTTACTGACGCTCGCGTTCGCCTGGGTCCCGCTGGGCAACGCCGTCGCTCTCTGGTGGGTGCTCCGTCCCTGA
- a CDS encoding BCCT family transporter → MNVGRLLGLEDASRGERALFFVTMGVMLSLGTVGFFRPTALSNALTGAKDWILVYFGWWFILLGFVLLVAATAFTASRYGRIRIGGPDAEPEFDRFSWLSMVFTVGFGASVLIWGVAEPVSIVQQPPPDPAPVQNASTESMALAFMFIHEVFPGLAMWYLPVAIAFGIAVYTDGIGDYKISSMLAGVVDADRIPGLYWLVDLAALIATIGGIATTLGFSAQTMSAILGGVFGLEARILTYAVFALIGLVFLGDVWLGLRKGIRNAARATVVLIGVAMALLIVVGPTLYMLELHLDATGVWLSNLFRLSLYTAPGAEGNWAANWTGFWWAWWAAWSIFVGSFVARVSKGRTIRELFTVLVLVPTLFTWIQHGLIGGWALAPGYQAPIAEAMAAAGKPAAVAKALEITPYGTVLAVLFVFIIAGYIVTSLDSAVFMISAITLGDENPNPRNRAWWGALLALFGMMSLELEEFSAIESLSVTMALPFSLFLLLVLYGSYVVARDYVRENETPIADPRARHRQSASKSVSDDD, encoded by the coding sequence ATGAACGTCGGACGGCTCCTCGGCCTCGAGGACGCGTCGCGGGGGGAGCGGGCCCTGTTCTTCGTGACGATGGGCGTGATGCTCTCGCTCGGGACGGTCGGGTTCTTCCGGCCGACGGCGTTGAGTAACGCGCTCACCGGCGCGAAAGACTGGATCCTCGTTTACTTCGGCTGGTGGTTCATCCTCCTCGGGTTCGTCCTGCTGGTCGCCGCGACCGCGTTCACGGCCTCGCGATACGGCCGGATCCGGATCGGCGGCCCCGACGCCGAGCCCGAGTTCGATCGCTTCTCGTGGCTGTCGATGGTCTTTACCGTCGGGTTCGGCGCGTCGGTCCTCATCTGGGGCGTGGCGGAACCGGTCTCGATCGTTCAGCAGCCACCGCCGGATCCCGCACCGGTACAGAACGCGTCCACCGAGTCGATGGCGCTCGCGTTCATGTTCATCCACGAGGTGTTCCCGGGGCTGGCGATGTGGTATCTGCCCGTCGCGATCGCCTTCGGGATCGCGGTCTACACGGACGGGATCGGCGACTACAAGATCAGTTCGATGCTGGCCGGCGTCGTCGACGCCGACCGGATCCCCGGTCTCTACTGGCTGGTCGATCTGGCGGCGCTGATTGCCACGATCGGCGGCATCGCGACGACGCTCGGGTTCAGCGCACAGACGATGTCTGCGATCCTCGGCGGCGTCTTCGGCCTCGAGGCACGGATCCTGACCTACGCGGTGTTCGCGCTGATCGGGCTGGTCTTCCTCGGCGACGTCTGGCTCGGCCTCCGGAAGGGGATCCGTAATGCGGCCCGCGCGACGGTGGTCCTCATCGGCGTCGCGATGGCCCTGCTCATCGTGGTCGGGCCGACGCTGTACATGCTCGAGTTGCACCTCGATGCGACCGGCGTCTGGCTCAGCAACCTGTTCCGCCTGTCGCTGTACACCGCGCCGGGGGCCGAGGGCAACTGGGCGGCCAACTGGACCGGCTTCTGGTGGGCCTGGTGGGCCGCCTGGAGCATCTTCGTCGGGAGCTTCGTCGCCCGCGTCTCGAAGGGCCGCACGATCAGGGAACTGTTCACCGTCCTCGTGCTGGTTCCGACGCTGTTCACCTGGATCCAGCACGGCCTCATCGGCGGCTGGGCGCTCGCGCCGGGGTATCAGGCCCCGATCGCCGAGGCCATGGCCGCGGCGGGCAAGCCCGCAGCCGTCGCGAAAGCCCTCGAGATCACGCCGTACGGCACCGTCCTCGCGGTGCTTTTCGTCTTCATCATCGCTGGCTACATCGTCACGTCGCTCGACTCGGCGGTGTTCATGATCTCGGCGATTACGCTGGGCGACGAGAACCCGAACCCGCGAAACCGTGCGTGGTGGGGCGCGCTACTGGCGCTCTTTGGAATGATGTCGCTCGAACTCGAGGAGTTCAGCGCCATCGAGTCGCTGTCGGTGACGATGGCGCTGCCCTTCTCGCTGTTCCTGTTGCTCGTCCTGTACGGCAGCTACGTCGTCGCCAGGGACTACGTCCGTGAGAACGAGACGCCGATAGCCGACCCGCGGGCCCGCCATCGGCAGTCGGCGTCGAAGAGCGTCTCCGACGACGACTGA
- a CDS encoding DUF7350 domain-containing protein codes for MNRRSILQRTAALPVALALAGCSAPGTGTDGTDERTDGRGNEVPGTGDESAGSVPIPMLEDPPDAVYLPGHRKSMRVLEPIAAGDSMVAPMLTYPHPFWVVTGTDRELVEPADDRGIHLMLVCWDPETGVVLPGDAEPRVTITHDGDEIASRRLWPMLSQEMGVHFGDNLSLREDGTHTVSVELPPLPTRRTGTLAGRFTDGGTATFEFTYDQAFREDVVDGFELLERERWGDRGALEPMTDGDGETAMPAEIPYSALPPADEYPGTRLVDPNADPATDEPPRSGDAAFVVTLLEPGSRLADGDDRYLLVSPRTPYNRVPLPTMSLRAVVERDGDPVVDSLELPETLDAEYGLHYGASLASGRQGDSVTIFVDSPPQATRHQGYETAFFEMEPLDVVVPPA; via the coding sequence ATGAACCGACGATCCATCCTCCAACGAACGGCTGCCCTTCCGGTCGCCCTCGCCCTCGCGGGGTGTTCCGCCCCGGGCACCGGCACTGACGGGACCGACGAACGTACCGACGGCCGCGGGAACGAGGTGCCCGGTACCGGCGATGAAAGCGCGGGCAGTGTACCGATCCCGATGCTCGAGGATCCGCCGGACGCGGTCTACCTCCCGGGTCACCGGAAGTCGATGCGGGTGCTCGAGCCGATCGCGGCCGGCGACTCCATGGTCGCACCGATGCTCACGTACCCCCACCCGTTCTGGGTCGTTACAGGGACGGACCGCGAACTCGTCGAACCGGCGGATGACCGGGGGATCCATCTCATGCTCGTCTGCTGGGATCCGGAGACGGGAGTCGTCCTCCCCGGCGACGCCGAGCCGAGGGTGACGATTACGCACGACGGCGACGAGATCGCGTCGCGGCGGCTGTGGCCCATGCTCTCACAGGAGATGGGGGTTCATTTCGGCGACAACCTCTCCCTGCGGGAGGACGGCACCCACACTGTCAGCGTCGAACTCCCCCCACTTCCGACGCGACGAACCGGCACGCTCGCGGGACGGTTCACCGACGGTGGAACTGCGACGTTCGAATTCACGTACGATCAGGCGTTCCGCGAGGACGTCGTCGACGGGTTCGAACTCCTCGAGCGGGAACGCTGGGGCGACCGGGGTGCCCTCGAGCCGATGACTGACGGTGACGGCGAGACCGCTATGCCCGCCGAGATCCCGTACTCCGCGCTCCCGCCGGCCGACGAGTACCCCGGGACCCGTCTGGTCGATCCGAACGCGGATCCGGCCACCGACGAGCCTCCCAGAAGCGGCGACGCGGCGTTCGTCGTCACGCTCCTCGAGCCGGGTTCCCGGCTGGCCGACGGCGACGACCGATACCTGCTCGTCTCGCCGCGGACACCGTACAACCGCGTTCCGCTGCCGACCATGTCCCTGCGGGCCGTCGTCGAGCGCGACGGCGACCCGGTCGTCGACTCCCTCGAGCTACCCGAAACGCTCGACGCCGAGTACGGGCTGCATTACGGGGCGTCGCTCGCATCCGGACGGCAGGGGGATTCGGTGACGATCTTCGTCGACTCACCACCGCAAGCGACACGCCATCAGGGCTACGAGACGGCGTTTTTCGAGATGGAACCGCTCGACGTGGTCGTCCCGCCGGCGTGA
- a CDS encoding helix-turn-helix transcriptional regulator, whose product MSVSATEAELSEDERAGLELVRETGGIHQSDFWKELDVSSRKGSRIVESLVEKELVDREETVYNGHNTYYISPTARDLDFTLLMAGDMLSPFIGEEEVDPNSDAFSQWIMNLAYEE is encoded by the coding sequence GTGAGCGTTTCCGCGACCGAAGCCGAACTCTCCGAGGACGAACGGGCCGGCCTCGAGCTCGTTCGGGAAACCGGCGGCATTCATCAGAGCGATTTCTGGAAGGAACTGGACGTTTCATCGCGGAAGGGCAGTCGAATCGTCGAGTCGCTCGTCGAAAAAGAGCTGGTCGATCGCGAGGAAACCGTCTACAACGGCCACAACACCTACTACATCTCGCCGACCGCTCGCGACCTCGATTTCACCCTTCTGATGGCCGGCGACATGCTCTCGCCCTTTATCGGCGAGGAGGAGGTCGATCCCAACAGCGACGCCTTCTCGCAGTGGATCATGAACCTCGCCTACGAGGAGTAG
- a CDS encoding NRDE family protein: protein MCTLTLAWQVFEEAPVAVAANRDEAVGRPSEPPDVYREDPLIVAPRDAEAGGTWIGYNEFGVFVGITNKWNNADLAGDRSRGLLVADALEARSAADAKAVVETAIEDDEYSGFYLVVADAADAFCYQWDGSLSLTEFDPGVHVVVNVAVDDDVDVPSIRPEMGREQAANARAVREALAVESDETAGDWLERAGEVLGDHEYGVCIHRNGFGTRSSSLIALGPETSRYAFASGPPCRTTYDAISLETE from the coding sequence GTGTGTACGCTCACGCTCGCTTGGCAGGTCTTCGAGGAGGCACCGGTCGCCGTCGCCGCGAACCGCGACGAGGCGGTCGGCCGGCCCTCGGAACCGCCGGACGTCTACCGCGAAGACCCGCTGATCGTCGCGCCGCGTGACGCCGAGGCCGGCGGAACCTGGATCGGCTACAACGAGTTCGGCGTTTTCGTCGGGATCACGAACAAATGGAACAACGCGGACCTCGCCGGCGACCGCTCGCGCGGGCTGCTCGTCGCCGACGCCCTCGAGGCACGATCCGCCGCGGACGCGAAAGCCGTCGTCGAAACTGCGATCGAAGACGACGAGTACAGTGGCTTTTACCTCGTCGTCGCCGACGCGGCGGACGCGTTCTGCTACCAGTGGGATGGGAGCCTTTCCCTGACCGAGTTCGACCCCGGCGTCCACGTCGTCGTCAACGTCGCCGTCGACGACGACGTCGACGTCCCCTCGATTCGACCCGAGATGGGGCGAGAACAGGCGGCGAACGCTCGAGCCGTTCGGGAGGCGCTCGCGGTCGAATCCGACGAAACTGCCGGCGACTGGCTCGAACGCGCGGGCGAAGTACTCGGTGATCACGAATACGGCGTCTGCATTCACCGAAACGGGTTCGGAACCCGATCGTCGTCACTGATCGCGCTTGGCCCCGAAACGTCACGATACGCCTTCGCCTCGGGGCCACCGTGTCGGACGACCTACGACGCCATCAGCCTCGAGACCGAGTGA